Below is a genomic region from Brassica rapa cultivar Chiifu-401-42 chromosome A08, CAAS_Brap_v3.01, whole genome shotgun sequence.
TTATAAGCATCTGGCAAGTTCTTAACACCAACAATCTCCAACACAACCTCAATAACATCCACCTCTGGAGATTGTATCACCATTACATCCTCTTCAGCACTTATTAACTTCTTCCCCAAGAAACCACAAGGAGAAGCTGTAACCGCTTTTGGGGTGTTACCTCGGTTCATAGCACCAGCTTTCCAATACCTTGTCCCAAACGTTTCTTCCCACATAGCAGTAGTTCCAGAGAAGCCAGTGTCGAGCTTCTTACCTTTGCTACGGTCGGAGTCCGTGTCATCATGCTCCAAGACCTTACCGATCATCTTCGTCATGTCGTTGCAGTAAGCGTGAGCGTGAAGCTGGTGCGTGTGCCAGATTAGGTCAATATCGTAAGTTGGAACGCAGAAAAGCTTAACCGATCTTTCTCGGTTTCTCTTGATCAAGTAGAGGAAGGCTTTGTATCTAGCCACAGCTTCTTGGAGGAAGACGTCGTTGTCTACGTGAGGTCTTGAGACTTGGTAGTAAAACGGAGATTGTCTCTTGACAGCTGAGACAAGATCATAGGTAGTGGTGGTGTGTTTTCTCTCTGTTTCTGAGGTTGCCTTGTTGATCAAGTCAAGGTCATAAGGCTCTGTAGGGTAGAGTCTCCTCCATAGAGTTTCAGTTTGTGACTTGGAGGTTCCATTTACGGAAGATGAGACGTTAGAGTTGTCGAGGACTCTTCCGTAGAGTTCCTCACAGTCAGTCTTGTACCTCACCTGGTTGATTAACAAACAGAGGTTATAACCTATAGGTATTGAATCAAGAAGTGAGATATACAGTGCAGTCTCAAATTGTTTATGGGtcctaaaaattatttaactgtatatttaatgataaaattaaatggttttaaaagtttatagctctatttatatatgtattgacctttttttttgaaataataagCTCCAAATTTAATAATACatctaaaatttaaagttaaggaccgtatataattttaagaaaatcatatttttatttgtagattCGGATCTATTCGACCGTTCCAGTTGCTCATGGTATTAGACGACCTTCCGAGATAGAGATTTCAAGATTTACCGGGTTGAGTCTGTGGCAGTGCCAAATCCATTCACAGTCAAGAGGAGGGACTAATGGTCCTTCACAAATGGAAGACGACTCGGTGTATTTAGCAAGTAAAGGAATCCAGCACGCATTGTAtctgaacaacaacaacaaatcatCAAATTTGAAACAAGAACCCTAACTTGGACACCAAGTCTCTACACCCTGTGAAATTAGCCCTAGGTTTTGAATATGATGCAAAGAAGATGCACCTGTAGATGGCTTGTTCGAGGACAGGGCCATCGTAGAGACAACGGTTCCGGTCAACAGCTGCGAGGAACTGAAGCTGTTGTTTGGCTGCAGCAAAGAGGTCAACGCTTATCTCTATCTTCTGAGCTTCGAGCCATTCTAGTGTTTGATCCATTTCCTGGTCCATCTCTTACTGTAACAACTCAAAGTCtaagtttttgatatttttgttaatCTTGTGTTATCGTGCAAGAACACGGTTTTGAAAGAAAAGTATGAACTTGAGTTTGACAGAGAAGTCTTCAAAGGCCCGCTATATATACACACGCGGTTTCTTACCTTCTTCTATACGAAATCACAAAGAGACGTCATTTATCTCTTTGTAAATTACTAATAGTCCTACGAATGTCAACTATAAGTTTTCTTCTGTGATTATTTGTCACTAAATTAGTTACTCTGTTtgttatatgttaagtttataTTTTCTTGTCAACATTTGAATGTGTTTTTGACTTTTGTTTAGCAACAAAAAGTTATTGGCTTTAGGATATGATTTATTCTACACATAAATTTGGTTGACTTTATCTGTTTTACATTTACCTATTCAATTCAAAATAAGGAAAATACTCGAAGGTGGAAATTACATGAGAAGATCACATAAATTAATCGGCCTTGGAGGAACAAAAAGCATGTCCATGATTTTGCTGACAATCTAGTTTACGAGTTCCATAAGTAATTGAATTTGAGCCTTAATAAACGTTCAACGCCTACAACATGACCAAGTCTTCTTTTTACTTTGAACTTCTCTTTAcaagaaaacaataataaagaCTTTTAATTTCATTGGACATATTCTGAAATCCACATATTTTCTTAGAAATTATGCCACAGAAATTTAGatgttaataaaaaaacaattcaattatATAATCTACCTTCAAACATCCAGTAACATATAATCCTGCAATTATTATAGGAGAAGACTAATGGTAACCTTATCCAATCCGGTTAACCGGTCAAGATGATAACCATAGATTTCAAGCAAAAAGTAAACCAAAAAACTACATCCGAGTATCAAAGATCTGAAGAATTACCTCCACAAAGGACGTTTTAACATACAAAAAACTTTAATCAAATTTGTGAATGAGGATAATAATGCATGTCAACTTATTTGGAAACAAAACCGAGTTCAACCGGTTTAGCGACTTCACTTCTTTGAACCGCTGGCCTCTTCAAATTCAGCTTCAGGGGTCTGCTGGTCAGTCCCGCTTGAACCTTCACCGCCAGAGCTCCCAGACGACCCTGATCCCTTAGACATGTGCTCTCCAATCTTAGACACCGCCTTGTTCGCTGCTTCAAGCTTAGCCTTGATATCCTCAATCTCTTCACCAGCCATTGCTGTCCTGAGATCAGACACTGCAGTCTCAATCTCAGAGGCAATCTCAGCGGGAATCTTCTCCCTGTACTCGCTCAAGCTCTTCTCAACGCTGTAGATTGTGGTATCAGCCGTGTTCCTCAAGTCAATAAGCTGCTTCTTCTCTTGATCCTTGTGTGAGTTGAGCTCAGCTTCTTTCACCATTCTGTTGATCTCATCGTCTGAGAGACCACCTGAGGATCTGATTGTGATCTGTTGCTCTTTGCCCGTTGCTTTGTCTTTGGCTGAGACCGTCACGATACCGTTTGCGTCAATGTCGAAGGTGACTTCGATCTGCGGCATTCCTCTAGGCGCAGGTGGGATCCCAACGAGATCAAACTCTCCTAGGCTCTTGTTGTCTGCAGCCATCTCACGCTCTCCCTGAAGAACTTTGATTCCCACTTGCATCTGATTATCCGCAGCTGTGGAGAAAACCTAAGAAGCAAAACCATAATTAGCAATCAGTAGAGATTCAACATACATCCAAAACAGTTATGAATCTACCTGAGACTTCTTTGTGGGGATGGTGGTGTTACGGTTGATCAACCTAGTGAAGATCCCTCCAAGCGTCTCGATCCCAAGCGAGAGAGGAGTCACATCCAAAAGAAGCAGCTCCTTGACATCACCACGGAGGATACCACCTTGAATAGCAGCTCCCATAGCAACCGCTTCATCAGGGTTCACACCTTTGCAGGGGCTCTTCCCAAAGATCTCAGCGACAATCTCCTGCACTTTGGGAACACGTGTCATCCCACCGACGAGGAGAACCTCATCCACTTCCTTAACCGTGACTCCAGCATCCTTCAAACAGTTTTGGCACGGACACCTCGTCCTCTCAATCAGCTTCCCGACCAAAGCTTCGAACTTGGACCTGGTCAAGGTTATGTTCAAGTGCTTAGCTCCGGAAGCGTCTGCGGTGATGAAAGGAAGGTTGATCTCGGTCTGAGATGTGGAGGAAAGCTCGATCTTGGCCTTCTCTGCAGCTTCCCTCAGCCTCTGGAGAGCAAGCTTGTCTTTAGTCAGATCAATGTTGTCTGATCTCTTGAACTCAGAGACCAAATACTCCAACAGAGTGTTGTCGAAGTCTTCTCCTCCCAAGAAGGTATCTCCATTCGTTGCTTTAACCTCAAAAACACCACTCGAGATCTCCAGAATAGAGACATCAAACGTTCCACCACCAAGATCAAACACAGCTATAACACCCTCCTTGTTGTTCATCCCATACGACAACGCAGCAGCCGTCGGCTCGTTGATGATTCTCTGGACATCAAGACCAGCGATCTTCCCAGCATCCTTAGTAGCCTGTCTCTGCGCATCGTTGAAGTAAGCTGGAACAGTCACAACAGCTTTGGTAATGCTCTTCCCGAGGTAAGCTTCAGCTGTCTCCTTCATTTTGGTCAGAACATTAGCTCCAATCTGACTTGGAGAAAACTTCTGACCATTCGCTTCAACCCAAGCGTCACCGTTCGGCGCCTTGACGATCTTGTAAGGAACCATTTTCATCTCCTTCTGCGTCTGGGAGTCTTCAAAACGTCTCCCTATCAAACGCTTGCTCCCGAAGATGGTGTTGGTTGGGTTGGTTACAGCCTGACGTTTAGCTGGTGTTCCAACGAGAAGCTCGCCCTTCTGGTTGATAGCAACCACTGATGGTGTGGTTCTTGTTCCTTCTGCGTTCTCAATGACTCTAGGAGTCTGTTAAAGAAAAAGAGATCAAAGTTTTATTCAAACAATCATATCAAGATCAAAGTCAATACCTTTCCTTCCATGACAGCTACACAAGAGTTGGTGGTACCCAAGTCAATACCGATAACATCATTCCCCACAGGCCTCGAGCTGGATCAACAGAACAAATaagtaaaaaacaaaacattacaAAGGAGAGTCATGTTTCAAGAGAGCTTGAAGTTATACCAGAAAGGCCTTGCGAAGTGACCCACCAAAGAGGTCTTTGTAGAAACCTACAGATTCAATACTAAAAGTGTAAGCTTTCAACTAATATTAGATCGAAGCTGGAACAACAAAGTACGAAACTTTATACGAAATCGATTCAACCCATTCGATATTTTTTAAACCCTAATCCGATTTACAGATCTGGAAAACTAAAACGTGATTTCTCAAGCTAGAAATGAAGATCGAGGGGAAAGTACATACGGATTTAAACGCGGAGACGGAAGCTGTGTGGAGTTCGCGGCGGCGGAGAGCACGTAGAAGCGCGACGGAGGCCATTTTTGGTTGGAGAGAGAGTCGGTGGAGAAAGAAGGGTTTAAGCTCGGAGATGGGACACGCACAACGTGTAGGGTTTAACCATTTATAGGAAAAGCCCCGTGGGCTACAAGTCATTTTCTGGGCCTTGTATGGGCTTTTTGACATCATAGCCCAACTCTAAATATACGTACCTCATATTTAGTGATTATGATTTGTTACGATTCTAGAATAATTACCTTAGTTATGACTTATGCGGATTGATAATTAAGAGTTTCAAACATAGCATATGaccatatatgtatatacatatgttACTTGTAGCATGAGAAAATGAAAAAGCATTTCATAAACCCATATACAAAAGATCATCTTGTTTTGatatctctcttctttctccatAGTTTTGGTATAGAGTTGTTTTCACTATGCATCTTCTTGAGGCTGGTCGTCTCCACCACCTTCAATGTTGCTGGTGTTGAATTGAACACGAGGCTTGCCCATACTGAAATTAAGAACTCTTGCATCCATGTTGTATTGTATCTCTCCATCAAACAACATCTTCCTTATGTAATGCTCTACGTCTGATCCTATCAACCTTAGTGTATACTCTGTCAATGGTGCTCCCtgtccaaaaaaataaaaataaataagaaaaagtcTAGCTCTTCTA
It encodes:
- the LOC103835057 gene encoding heat shock 70 kDa protein 9, mitochondrial isoform X2, whose translation is MTCSPRGFSYKWLNPTRCACPISELKPFFLHRLSLQPKMASVALLRALRRRELHTASVSAFKSVSTKTSLVGHFARPFCSRPVGNDVIGIDLGTTNSCVAVMEGKTPRVIENAEGTRTTPSVVAINQKGELLVGTPAKRQAVTNPTNTIFGSKRLIGRRFEDSQTQKEMKMVPYKIVKAPNGDAWVEANGQKFSPSQIGANVLTKMKETAEAYLGKSITKAVVTVPAYFNDAQRQATKDAGKIAGLDVQRIINEPTAAALSYGMNNKEGVIAVFDLGGGTFDVSILEISSGVFEVKATNGDTFLGGEDFDNTLLEYLVSEFKRSDNIDLTKDKLALQRLREAAEKAKIELSSTSQTEINLPFITADASGAKHLNITLTRSKFEALVGKLIERTRCPCQNCLKDAGVTVKEVDEVLLVGGMTRVPKVQEIVAEIFGKSPCKGVNPDEAVAMGAAIQGGILRGDVKELLLLDVTPLSLGIETLGGIFTRLINRNTTIPTKKSQVFSTAADNQMQVGIKVLQGEREMAADNKSLGEFDLVGIPPAPRGMPQIEVTFDIDANGIVTVSAKDKATGKEQQITIRSSGGLSDDEINRMVKEAELNSHKDQEKKQLIDLRNTADTTIYSVEKSLSEYREKIPAEIASEIETAVSDLRTAMAGEEIEDIKAKLEAANKAVSKIGEHMSELQSREINW
- the LOC103835057 gene encoding heat shock 70 kDa protein 9, mitochondrial isoform X1; this encodes MTCSPRGFSYKWLNPTRCACPISELKPFFLHRLSLQPKMASVALLRALRRRELHTASVSAFKSVSTKTSLVGHFARPFCSRPVGNDVIGIDLGTTNSCVAVMEGKTPRVIENAEGTRTTPSVVAINQKGELLVGTPAKRQAVTNPTNTIFGSKRLIGRRFEDSQTQKEMKMVPYKIVKAPNGDAWVEANGQKFSPSQIGANVLTKMKETAEAYLGKSITKAVVTVPAYFNDAQRQATKDAGKIAGLDVQRIINEPTAAALSYGMNNKEGVIAVFDLGGGTFDVSILEISSGVFEVKATNGDTFLGGEDFDNTLLEYLVSEFKRSDNIDLTKDKLALQRLREAAEKAKIELSSTSQTEINLPFITADASGAKHLNITLTRSKFEALVGKLIERTRCPCQNCLKDAGVTVKEVDEVLLVGGMTRVPKVQEIVAEIFGKSPCKGVNPDEAVAMGAAIQGGILRGDVKELLLLDVTPLSLGIETLGGIFTRLINRNTTIPTKKSQVFSTAADNQMQVGIKVLQGEREMAADNKSLGEFDLVGIPPAPRGMPQIEVTFDIDANGIVTVSAKDKATGKEQQITIRSSGGLSDDEINRMVKEAELNSHKDQEKKQLIDLRNTADTTIYSVEKSLSEYREKIPAEIASEIETAVSDLRTAMAGEEIEDIKAKLEAANKAVSKIGEHMSKGSGSSGSSGGEGSSGTDQQTPEAEFEEASGSKK